AATAGAAACCTGCTACTGTAATCCTGCGGCATTTAAAAAAAGCCTGCTGGATGGCAAATCGTGTAGAATTTGAATGATACTGAGCACCAACTAAATTGCGGCTTTACTAAGCTTTTAAAGTTTGCAAAAGCCTGGCTATGACTCAGCAGGAGCCGTATTGCTGGTGGATGTACGGGGCAGACATCGGGGAGGAAGGGGAAACTGTTATATGCCGTGCCTCTGGTACTTTATATGAGTACTTCAGGCTACTTCCCGTCTTACGCTTAAGTGTTGAAGCGCCATCTTCTTGAGGGTGTCAAGAGACAGCGTATGAGCATTTACAACCTTAGCCTGCTCATCCCACTTACGCATTTGCAGTATGATGTCTTTGAGAGGATTCTCCTCAAACCTGTTAATTTCTTGCTGAGACATAGGGCCTCCCTGGTAGTTCAGGGTCTTTTTACTTGCCTCAGATAGTGCCATCAAATACTTCGGGTTCATAGCAGTGAGGTACCTCTTGGCTTCCACATGGCTGCGGACCAAAGCCGTTATTCTTTTGGAAAATCCGGCCGTCTTTAGATATTCTGCACCCATGTGTTCATGGTTGATAACTCCATAGTGCTCCATTCTTGAGCTCTCAGGAACATTTAGAAGGTGCCCGATATCATGAAAGAATGCAGCTAACACCACCTCTTCGTCATAGCCCTGCTTATGGGCAAGTGTTGCCGTCTGCAGCATATGCTCAAGTTGGGACACAGCCTCGCCATAATATTCTTCATGGCCATTCGAAGCGTATAAGCTGAATATTTCTTTAATGGTTTCTCTCTCTTTAAGCATGCTCAAAATTATGAAGCGCTCAGTTTTGAGCCGTAAAGCTGAGTTTATCAAATTCTTAAGAAATACAACTTCCGTATTAATACAAGTGGTTGATCAAAGCAAGTCGGTTGGGCAGTGCTTTAATTTGTTTGTTGATTTTTTGTTAAACAAATGTTAAATTATTGTTACAATCCATTTTACGAGGGCCAATGAAATTAATCACTTTAATCCTTATAGGTTTTATTAATACTGCCGGACCGGCCGAGAAATGGTATGAAGGTTCTGTGGTAACCAGTGAAAATGAAGTTATAACAGGAGAATTCAGCATTAACCATGAATACCATTCGCTAATCCTCAAAAATGGTGAGGGGATCAGCGTACTGCCATCGCACAAAGTGAATTCCTTTAGGTTTTATGACAGAGATTTTAATATTAACCGAAAATACCTGGCACTGACTTCCGTAAACGGGAAGCTTCCTGTCAGAAGGTTTTATGAGATAGTGGAAGAAGGGGCGATCCATGTCCTTCGGCTAAAGAAAAGCACATCCAGTCCGTATTCATTTGAAAATGACAGCTACACCGGCAATAACAGAATAAGCCTGTCAGATGAAGCATATAACTACAGCTATTACCTGTTTTTTAAAATGGACCTAATACCATTGGAAAGGTTTGGTAAGCAAGTGAGACCGCTTATAGAGGCAGAAGCAGATCATATTTCTTTATACATTGACAAACATAAATTGAATGTAAACCAACCTTCGGCAGTAATACAACTTATATTGTATTATAACCAATTCATCAGGCAGCGGCAGGCTACCGATTTAGCAATTAGCAACTAGCAGATATTTCTTTCTTGTGAAGCGCATCAAGCACATTATAAGGAAAAGCTGCAGATACATTCAGCCATGTAGACTGGGGAATCTACATTACTTGACGGAAACCTCCTAAGATGCCATCTTTGTGTCTTTGTCTCCGATGTCTATTTTCAATCCTTTTTGATCAAACGGCACATTTTGCCATTTTCCCTGCCAGAGAATAGTCATTTTCTTATACCCAACGTCGTTCAGCATAGCCGCGCTTCTCTCGAAGGCCATGTTGATTTCTTCCGGATGATGCGCATCAGAGGTTAGAGTCACCGGTATTTTAAGTTCATAAGCCTTTTCGAGGATCCACCGGCTCGGGTAGGTCTGCCAGTTTTTCCGCGTATAGATGCCCCTCGTATTAACCTCAAGAATACAGCCCCTGTCCTTAATGGCTTTCAACGTGCTGATCACTTCGGTCTGATACCACTTGTCAAATTCAGAGAAGTAGATATTATCAGCATTGTGAATCTTGATCTTGTCCAGATGCCCTACAATATCAGGTGTTTGCAGATCTATCATATCCCGTATCAAACCATAATAGGTACTGATACACTTTCTGATATTATTGTTATAGATAGCTTTTAGGCCGGCCTGGAAACTTTTGGTGTCACCATCTATTTCCCAGAGTTTTCCGTCAGGGTACCTGCCCGCATAGTGGACTGATCCGATAACATAGTCAAGGTTATACCTGACTTTCAGTTCTTTAGGGGAGGATATCCCTTCGATATAGTCGGCTTCCAGCCCGGTGTAGATCTCCAGCTTAGAATAGTACCTCCCTTTAAGCAACTCAATATCCTGTAAGTATTTTTCAATGTCGGCCTCCTTCATGCTCCACCCGTTTTCAATAGGCAGAGGAGAGTGAGAAGAAAACCCATAGGCCAAAAAATCTTTGTCAATAGCCCGTTTTGCATATTCTTCCGGTGCGAAATTACCATCACAATATTTGCAGTGTCCGTGGTAGTTAGTCCAAATCATAAAAGCCAATATATCAAGTACCCGTTAACTAATTATTGCACAACGATCAACTTTATATTATTCAATGCAGACTTTTTTTAACATAAAAATAAACTGATGAACAGACTAATTTTATATGTTCTGTTGATAATCAACGACTTATCCTTCTTTCTTTTAGATGCGTTGTTACAATTCACCGGATTGGCGGCAGGTGAAGTGCTGATACTTAACTCTTCGGGTACATAAAATAAAATACCAGCATCAACGCATTTGTATTCAATAAGTTTTCAGGCCGATGTGGCTTGGAGGCATCAAAATATAAGGTGTCGCCTTCTTCCAGAATTATAGTTTTCTCTGCCAGCCTGTAGGCCACCCTGCCCTTCAGCAGATATTTAAGTTCAAAACCATCAGTAGAGGTAGCCTTGCCTTTGACACCGGGCTCCAGCTCCAGAAGTACAACTTCGATGTTTATATCATGAAGTTGCCGGCTCATGATATAGCGGTAATGGAAACCTGGCCGCTCCTCCTTTAACAGTGGTTCGTGGTTAGCCGGTTTTATCAGTATATGACCATCATCATCTGCACAATCGATACCTTCAAAAAATTTGACCGGAGCTATTGACATGGATTTGAGTATGGAGAAAAACACCGGCATGGAAGGTATGCTTCTTGAGTTTTCTATTTTGGATATCAGCCCCTTGCTCAATCCGGAGCGCTCACTGATATCTCTTATCGTTAAGTTGGCTTTTAATCGTTCCTCCTTAATCTTTCTACCTATTGATGATATGAATTCCTGCTTCATATGGCTTTTGCTTTAGTGACAAAGTAAGTTTCATATTTATAAACTTTTTTAGGCTAAAGCAATAAGGGTAAGAGTAGTGTAGATGGCTGAAATGGTGGGTGTTAACAGTTTGTTAAGCCTTTTTCTTATTTCAAAAAGCAGAATCGCCTTATTTACTAATAGTTAAAAGATCAAAATTAAAATACTATTAAAGACGCCACTGGAATTTTAAAGAATTGATAATCTGAGACCAAAACATCAGTCAACAATAAAAGCAAACTTGGTGGCAAAATTAAGCGCTGCCTCTTACAAGAGGAGGAGCCGTGAGATTGTTTTAAAGAGTTCTATTTCTAACCACAAATACCCAAAATGTATGAAAAACCTTTTACCTGCTAAAGCAAATGTATTGGCAAAACCCTCTCTTGGGGGGTTACTGGTATTTTGCTGTTTATGGTTTATGTGTGTAGCCGCCTATGCACAGAGCCGAACCGTTACCGGAAAGGTAACAGATCAAGCCGACGGAAACGGTATACCCGGAGTCAATGTAGTTGTTCAGGGCACTTCCAATGGTACCGTTACTGATTATCAGGGCGACTATACCATGCAAGTTGATGACAATAATGCAATCCTTATTTTTTCTTTTGTAGGATATGAAAACCAGGAAGTTAATGTTGGCACAAAATCAGTTGTAGATATTGCCATGAGCAGTGGTATCGTGCAGCTTTCCGAGGTGGTGGTTACTGCCCTTGGTGTAGAGCGGGAGACCAAAGCACTGGGCTATTCCACCCAGGAGATAGATGGGGATGAACTTACGGAAGCAAGAGAAACCAACCTCGTA
This region of Fulvivirga ulvae genomic DNA includes:
- a CDS encoding phosphonate degradation HD-domain oxygenase; translation: MLKERETIKEIFSLYASNGHEEYYGEAVSQLEHMLQTATLAHKQGYDEEVVLAAFFHDIGHLLNVPESSRMEHYGVINHEHMGAEYLKTAGFSKRITALVRSHVEAKRYLTAMNPKYLMALSEASKKTLNYQGGPMSQQEINRFEENPLKDIILQMRKWDEQAKVVNAHTLSLDTLKKMALQHLSVRREVA
- a CDS encoding helix-turn-helix domain-containing protein, with amino-acid sequence MKQEFISSIGRKIKEERLKANLTIRDISERSGLSKGLISKIENSRSIPSMPVFFSILKSMSIAPVKFFEGIDCADDDGHILIKPANHEPLLKEERPGFHYRYIMSRQLHDINIEVVLLELEPGVKGKATSTDGFELKYLLKGRVAYRLAEKTIILEEGDTLYFDASKPHRPENLLNTNALMLVFYFMYPKS
- a CDS encoding histidinol-phosphatase, with protein sequence MIWTNYHGHCKYCDGNFAPEEYAKRAIDKDFLAYGFSSHSPLPIENGWSMKEADIEKYLQDIELLKGRYYSKLEIYTGLEADYIEGISSPKELKVRYNLDYVIGSVHYAGRYPDGKLWEIDGDTKSFQAGLKAIYNNNIRKCISTYYGLIRDMIDLQTPDIVGHLDKIKIHNADNIYFSEFDKWYQTEVISTLKAIKDRGCILEVNTRGIYTRKNWQTYPSRWILEKAYELKIPVTLTSDAHHPEEINMAFERSAAMLNDVGYKKMTILWQGKWQNVPFDQKGLKIDIGDKDTKMAS